The following proteins come from a genomic window of Lycium ferocissimum isolate CSIRO_LF1 chromosome 4, AGI_CSIRO_Lferr_CH_V1, whole genome shotgun sequence:
- the LOC132053107 gene encoding rho GTPase-activating protein 2-like: MTGLVMVTRGGGCGNGKNSSSKATAQEIQNEQQLSLVDFILAALRKSMVSCRVDEEEEVISAVQQMEIGWPTNVQHLTHVTFDRFHGFLGLPVEFEVEIPCRVPSASVSVFGVSAESMQCSYDTRGNSVPTILLLMQEHLYSQDGLKAEGIFRINPENSQEEHVRDQLNRGIVPEDIDVHCLAGLIKAWFRELPSGVLDGLSPEQVLQCNTEEEFVELVKQLKPTETALLNWAIDLMADVVEQEESNKMNARNIAMVFAPNMTQMSDPLTALMHAVQVMNLLKTLIVKTLRERGEAEEDGEYSPMSSCSSGRQTDEEFDSQQEMDTSCESAGPASDDDEHRYSYSSEERDEVESLSEIEESFLRQLDENEHAKNDFRKQLEGILCREHVISTATSTDNGDSSVLFSDSKIETSGLSTSDGEDSRGTSVTLGHKVESKRSTGACGSMEDVSIVDLKMVESAVPVQ; encoded by the exons aTGACGGGGTTGGTAATGGTGACAAGAGGGGGTGGGTGTGGAAATGGGAAGAACAGCTCATCAAAGGCCACTGCTCAAGAAATACAAAATGAACAGCAGTTGTCTTTGGTGGATTTCATATTAGCAGCTTTAAGGAAATCAATGGTGTCTTGTCGGgtagatgaagaagaagaggtaaTTTCAGCTGTTCAACAAATGGAAATAGGGTGGCCCACTAATGTACAACATCTAACCCATGTCACTTTCGATCGTTTTCATGGGTTTTTGGGTCTTCCTGTTgagtttgaagttgaaatccCATGTAGAGTACCTAGTGCCAG CGTCAGCGTGTTTGGTGTATCTGCAGAGTCGATGCAGTGTTCTTACGATACAAGGGGCAATAGTGTCCCAACTATTCTCTTGTTAATGCAAGAACATTTATACTCACAAGATGGTCTTAAG GCTGAAGGAATTTTTCGAATTAACCCAGAGAATAGCCAGGAGGAGCATGTAAGGGACCAGCTAAATAGAGGCATTGTGCCTGAAGATATTGATGTTCATTGTTTGGCCGGTCTTATCAAAGCCTGGTTCCGAGAATTACCATCAGGCGTGCTTGATGGGCTTTCACCAGAACAGGTTTTGCAATGCAACACGGAGGAAGAATTCGTTGAGCTCGTCAAACAGCTTAAACCAACTGAGACTGCATTACTCAACTGGGCAATTGATCTTATGGCTGATGTTGTTGAACAAGAGGAATCCAACAAAATGAACGCCAGAAATATTGCAATGGTTTTCGCCCCAAACATGACTCAG ATGTCTGATCCATTGACAGCTCTCATGCACGCTGTTCAAGTGATGAACTTGCTGAAGACCCTGATAGTGAAAACACTACGGGAGCGTGGAGAAGCAGAAGAAGATGGAGAATATTCACCCATGTCATCTTGTTCTTCTGGTAGACAAACTGATGAGGAATTTGACTCCCAACAAGAGATGGACACTAGCTGTGAATCAGCAGGACCAGCATCAGACGATGATGAACATCGCTACAGCTACAGCAGTGAAGAGAGAGATGAAGTCGAGTCATTGAGTGAGATAGAAGAAAGCTTCTTGCGACAGTTGGACGAGAATGAGCATGCCAAAAATGACTTCCGGAAACAGCTAGAAGGAATTTTGTGCAGAGAACATGTTATTTCCACAGCTACATCTACGGATAACGGAGATTCTTCTGTTTTATTTTCTGACAGTAAAATCGAGACGTCTGGCTTGAGCACTAGTGATGGTGAAGACTCAAGAGGCACTTCAGTTACCCTGGGGCATAAAGTGGAGTCGAAGAGATCAACTGGAGCATGCGGAAGCATGGAGGATGTCAGTATAGTAGACTTAAAAATGGTAGAATCTGCTGTTCCTGTGCAGTAG